A single Arcobacter sp. FWKO B DNA region contains:
- a CDS encoding tautomerase family protein has product MPYINVKVAGSLTIEQKREIANDISETMLRVCGKPKPSCYIVFDEISRENWAKGEDILSDVDKKMAEQKSS; this is encoded by the coding sequence ATGCCATACATAAATGTTAAAGTAGCAGGTAGTCTTACAATAGAACAAAAAAGAGAAATAGCAAATGATATTAGTGAAACAATGTTAAGAGTTTGTGGTAAGCCAAAACCAAGTTGTTATATAGTTTTTGATGAAATTAGTAGGGAAAATTGGGCAAAAGGTGAAGATATATTAAGTGATGTTGATAAAAAAATGGCTGAACAAAAAAGTAGTTAA
- a CDS encoding c-type cytochrome — protein sequence MKKVLLSVVAASVVAISASATDLYKPCVACHGANAEKPALGKSEVIKGWDVQKLVDSMKGYKDGSYGGAMKGVMKGQVVKLSDDQILELANYINKL from the coding sequence ATGAAAAAAGTACTTTTAAGTGTTGTTGCTGCGTCAGTAGTTGCTATTAGTGCAAGTGCAACAGATCTTTACAAACCATGTGTTGCATGTCATGGTGCAAACGCTGAAAAACCAGCTTTAGGAAAATCTGAAGTAATTAAAGGTTGGGATGTACAAAAACTTGTTGACTCAATGAAAGGTTACAAAGATGGAAGCTACGGCGGAGCTATGAAAGGTGTTATGAAAGGTCAAGTTGTTAAACTTAGCGATGATCAAATTTTAGAGCTTGCTAATTACATCAACAAACTGTAA
- a CDS encoding aminotransferase class I/II-fold pyridoxal phosphate-dependent enzyme produces the protein MFYDDELRAIKKSGRLRDRVVFDDSLVDLASNDYLGLSKNKKLLKKAYQITKKELYQSPRASMLVNGYSKIHKLFEDKLKELHGFEDSIVVGSGFLANISLFEALARKKDLFLIDEEYHASGILASKLSSAKVEFFRHNDTQHLKELLLNNSGYNRVIIAIEGVYSMSGNLPNKEIFDMADEYNAILIVDEAHSSGVLGKNLLGIFEYYQITPKPNHIKMGTLGKAYGSYGAYILASSEIIEFLVNRAKPIIYSTAPSLFDTALAYYSLEYIQKNSLKLRKKIDKNIKLFNKALFLKNQSLIFTIKLNSNKEVLKAQNRLKQNGFLIGAIRQPTVQKPILRIIPNLGIEKKFLKDFIEKLTHLRGE, from the coding sequence ATGTTTTACGATGATGAACTTAGAGCTATCAAAAAATCAGGAAGACTTAGAGATAGAGTAGTATTTGATGATAGCTTAGTAGATTTGGCATCCAATGACTATCTAGGACTTTCAAAAAACAAAAAACTTCTAAAAAAAGCATACCAAATCACAAAAAAAGAACTATACCAAAGCCCAAGAGCATCAATGCTAGTCAATGGCTATAGTAAAATACACAAACTTTTTGAAGATAAATTAAAAGAACTTCATGGATTTGAGGATTCTATTGTAGTAGGAAGTGGATTTTTGGCAAATATTTCACTTTTTGAAGCACTTGCAAGGAAAAAAGATCTGTTTTTGATAGATGAAGAGTATCATGCAAGTGGGATACTAGCTTCAAAATTATCTAGTGCAAAAGTGGAGTTTTTTAGACACAATGATACACAACATCTAAAAGAACTACTTTTAAATAACTCTGGATATAACAGAGTTATTATAGCAATTGAAGGTGTTTACTCAATGAGTGGCAATCTACCAAACAAAGAGATATTTGATATGGCTGATGAGTATAATGCAATTTTGATAGTTGATGAGGCTCATAGTAGTGGAGTTTTGGGTAAGAACTTACTTGGTATATTTGAATACTACCAAATTACTCCTAAACCAAACCATATCAAAATGGGCACACTTGGCAAAGCTTATGGAAGCTATGGGGCATATATTTTAGCTTCCAGTGAAATAATTGAATTTTTGGTTAATCGTGCTAAACCTATTATTTATAGTACAGCACCATCATTGTTTGATACTGCACTTGCGTATTACTCTTTGGAATATATCCAAAAAAATAGTTTAAAACTAAGAAAAAAAATAGATAAAAATATAAAACTATTTAATAAAGCATTGTTTCTAAAAAACCAATCACTTATATTTACAATCAAACTAAACTCAAATAAAGAGGTTTTAAAAGCTCAAAATAGATTAAAGCAAAATGGATTTTTAATTGGAGCAATCAGACAACCAACTGTACAAAAACCAATACTAAGAATAATACCAAATTTAGGGATAGAAAAGAAATTTTTAAAAGATTTTATAGAAAAACTCACTCACCTAAGAGGTGAGTGA
- a CDS encoding YraN family protein codes for MSRQKGNIAEEKAVNFLKQKDFVIIEQNYYAKKMGEIDIIATKGGVYHFVEVKSGTSYDAVYNITPAKLHKLIKSIYYYLKVKNLDVKFCIDAVIVYDNKIDILENITL; via the coding sequence ATGAGCAGACAAAAAGGTAACATTGCCGAAGAAAAAGCAGTAAACTTTCTCAAACAAAAAGATTTTGTTATCATAGAGCAAAACTATTATGCTAAAAAAATGGGTGAGATTGATATAATTGCTACTAAAGGGGGCGTTTATCATTTTGTAGAGGTCAAAAGTGGCACAAGCTATGATGCAGTATATAATATAACTCCAGCGAAACTTCACAAGCTTATCAAAAGTATATACTATTACCTAAAAGTAAAAAACCTTGATGTCAAGTTTTGTATTGATGCGGTGATAGTATATGATAATAAAATTGATATATTAGAAAATATCACACTATAG
- a CDS encoding molybdopterin oxidoreductase family protein, producing the protein MTTDINSVCTYCGVGCDITAVVANNKITKIYAQSDGYVSRGKLCIKGKYGYDFVDSPNRIRTPRIKKSFIEKNFDLLPIELKARSKTLKDFDDTWYEANYEFATSLSAWKLNELKNKYGRHSFCATGGARTSCESGWMLQKFTRTTMESPHIDNCARVCHSPSLKGLKTTIGEGAATNPYDDIFKSEFLLVIGSNTTEAHPIVANRMIEASRDKIVDIAVIDVREIHLGKFAKYNAVIPYEANLLVLNMMAYVILSENLYNTRFINTRCSGFEEYKNSILNDEFANPKFFESLKGYEDLAELIPVIAREYATKKSMIFWGLGISEHLDGSKAVMAIANLALLTGNIGQVGAGLMPLRGQNNVQGTCDVGCLPYYEPDYKDAKEVGLTTPELIDAMIDGKIKSMYIMGEDLAHIHPNQNKINQALENLELIITQELFMNEIAKKSDIVFGVKSAYEKTGVYVNAMRRLHLSQPLVECDLPDDWEVLRDIENKLKGDFLYESSEQVWDGVRTDVSRYKGASYMKLSKHRSKGMQWPIDKDDTPILHLEDFRTSDGLGHLTYNPYVLRGQIQEIIDNNASLNTHFYLTTGRTLVHYNNSAQTKESPRLNDKYPEDIILANIEDSSRLGEKVVLKTEFGQTTPLSVKFVKSVKKGTLYSTFHHAKSHINYIFGDEADEFTKTARFKSLKVEVCSE; encoded by the coding sequence ATGACGACTGATATAAATTCGGTTTGTACTTACTGTGGTGTTGGGTGTGATATAACTGCTGTTGTTGCTAATAATAAAATCACAAAAATATATGCTCAAAGTGATGGATATGTAAGCCGTGGTAAGCTTTGTATTAAAGGTAAATATGGATATGACTTTGTAGATTCTCCTAATAGAATAAGAACTCCTAGAATCAAAAAATCTTTTATAGAAAAGAATTTTGATTTACTTCCTATAGAGTTGAAAGCTCGTTCTAAAACATTAAAAGACTTTGATGATACTTGGTATGAAGCAAACTATGAATTTGCTACATCTTTAAGTGCATGGAAACTAAATGAACTCAAAAACAAATATGGTAGACACTCTTTTTGTGCAACAGGTGGGGCAAGAACAAGCTGTGAAAGTGGCTGGATGCTTCAAAAATTTACAAGAACTACTATGGAATCGCCCCATATAGACAACTGTGCAAGGGTCTGTCATAGTCCAAGTCTAAAAGGGCTTAAAACTACTATAGGTGAAGGTGCAGCAACCAATCCATATGATGATATTTTTAAAAGCGAATTTTTACTAGTAATTGGCTCAAACACAACTGAAGCCCATCCAATAGTAGCAAATAGAATGATAGAAGCATCAAGAGATAAGATAGTTGATATTGCTGTAATTGATGTGAGAGAAATTCATCTTGGTAAATTTGCAAAATACAATGCTGTTATCCCTTATGAAGCAAATTTATTAGTTCTTAATATGATGGCATATGTAATACTTAGTGAAAATCTATATAATACTAGATTTATAAATACAAGATGTAGTGGTTTTGAAGAGTATAAAAACTCAATCTTAAATGATGAGTTTGCAAATCCAAAGTTTTTTGAGTCATTAAAAGGGTATGAAGATTTAGCTGAACTTATCCCTGTGATTGCTAGAGAATATGCTACAAAAAAATCTATGATTTTTTGGGGATTAGGGATTAGTGAACATCTTGATGGAAGTAAAGCTGTTATGGCTATAGCAAACTTAGCACTTCTTACTGGAAATATTGGACAAGTTGGAGCTGGGCTTATGCCTCTTCGTGGTCAAAACAATGTCCAAGGTACCTGTGATGTAGGCTGTCTACCTTATTATGAACCTGATTATAAAGATGCAAAAGAGGTTGGACTTACTACCCCTGAACTTATAGATGCAATGATTGATGGCAAAATCAAATCTATGTACATAATGGGTGAGGACTTAGCACATATCCATCCAAATCAAAACAAAATAAACCAAGCCCTAGAAAATCTTGAGTTAATCATCACACAAGAACTTTTTATGAATGAAATAGCAAAAAAAAGCGATATAGTTTTTGGTGTAAAGAGTGCTTATGAAAAAACAGGTGTTTATGTCAATGCAATGAGAAGACTACACCTTTCTCAACCATTAGTTGAGTGTGATTTACCAGATGATTGGGAAGTCCTTAGAGATATAGAAAACAAACTAAAAGGTGATTTTTTATATGAATCTAGTGAGCAAGTTTGGGATGGTGTAAGAACTGATGTAAGTAGATACAAAGGTGCAAGCTATATGAAACTAAGCAAACATAGAAGCAAAGGGATGCAATGGCCAATAGATAAAGATGACACGCCTATACTTCATCTTGAAGACTTTAGAACAAGTGATGGTTTAGGACATCTTACATATAACCCTTATGTATTAAGAGGACAAATTCAAGAAATTATCGATAATAATGCAAGTTTAAATACCCATTTTTACCTAACTACTGGTAGAACCTTAGTACATTATAATAACTCTGCTCAAACAAAAGAGTCTCCAAGACTCAATGACAAATATCCAGAGGATATTATATTAGCAAATATTGAAGATAGCTCAAGATTAGGTGAAAAAGTAGTTTTAAAGACAGAATTTGGGCAAACTACACCTTTAAGCGTTAAGTTTGTAAAAAGTGTCAAAAAAGGGACTTTATACTCAACATTTCATCACGCAAAAAGTCATATAAATTATATATTTGGTGATGAAGCCGATGAGTTTACTAAGACCGCTAGGTTTAAGTCTTTGAAGGTAGAAGTTTGTAGTGAGTAG
- the thiS gene encoding sulfur carrier protein ThiS: MKLVINGENLSFDDSKTIFEIMTQLQIIDKVMAVAVNMDIVKKQDWQTFIPKDGDKIELLQFVGGG; encoded by the coding sequence ATGAAATTAGTAATAAACGGTGAAAATCTATCATTTGATGATAGCAAAACTATATTTGAAATAATGACACAACTACAAATTATCGATAAGGTAATGGCAGTTGCAGTTAATATGGATATAGTCAAAAAACAAGATTGGCAAACTTTTATCCCAAAAGATGGCGATAAAATAGAACTTTTACAATTTGTAGGTGGCGGTTGA
- a CDS encoding GGDEF domain-containing phosphodiesterase translates to MTIHSKLFIQTTLIISFVLILGAVAYLKSIDAVFDNKTSQDTSYDSIKIQNYLASIESNLKKVTDEISTKEDIQASINLISMYEDKSNYQGVIFDNEKINILQMLDKWISYNSQYSISIYNIEGTLIAQKGFTSKNFTTGFISYDENQNMVFVSNDSKTIFNQEKYITKDCIGQIKNDFEDGHYKFCYTSEIKTHNKVIGYMKLDYWFGLNDLKYLNENLIYKVYFQTATNQVILPKELNLETINSNVLTNKDEIIKTLVYEGTQELFVNHIIDKSFIEKEKKSILTQLALLGIILIILSYTISWYFSKYLIINPLNALKDAIESIKINKYKKIKYQKNDELGKILKEFNELFEKFSNNYASLDSYKKAIDTANIVSTTDLSGRITFVNEQFLQISGYTYDEVINKPHHIVRHPDTPQNTFKQLWTTIKSGKVWRGIIKNKTKDGGYYWTDAVISPIVDSDGNTKEYISIRRDITELMEQKEKIQYIADFDTLTNLGTRNKLQRDLNNMDNTALAVINIDRFSQINDFYGHNFGDIVLQEFSKKLQTISTKVFINDILLYRLSADEFVLLDSQQKKNEFLTNLQIVLENLEKENLLIGDEEVDINVSCGVSFESSTSALLTADMALKVSKKEQKTFIVYNSENSLNQIYQNNLKWTKKLKEAINDDKIVPFFQPIINNKTLKLEKYESLIRMIDVDGKVVTPFFFLDIAKQTKQYAKLTKIMLSKSFQTFASKEEEFSINLSVQDILNKELQQYIMELLEKYDGIGSRVVFEIVESESIASYDDVISFIDMVKQKGCKIAIDDFGTGYSNFEYLIKLKADFIKIDGSLIKDIATNHSSYVVVSVIVKFAKEMGIKTVAEFVENKEILEILQKLEVDYSQGYFFSPPIQNI, encoded by the coding sequence ATGACAATACACTCAAAACTTTTTATCCAAACGACACTAATTATATCATTTGTCTTGATTCTTGGTGCTGTTGCTTATTTAAAAAGTATAGATGCTGTTTTTGATAACAAAACTTCTCAAGATACATCTTATGATTCAATCAAAATCCAAAACTATCTTGCTTCAATAGAATCAAATTTAAAAAAAGTTACCGATGAGATAAGCACAAAAGAGGATATTCAAGCATCTATTAATCTAATCTCTATGTATGAAGATAAGAGTAATTATCAAGGGGTAATTTTTGATAATGAAAAAATAAACATATTGCAAATGCTTGATAAATGGATATCCTACAATAGTCAGTATTCTATTAGTATATACAATATTGAAGGAACTTTAATAGCACAAAAAGGTTTCACATCAAAAAATTTTACAACTGGTTTTATTTCTTACGATGAAAATCAAAATATGGTATTTGTATCAAATGATTCAAAAACTATTTTTAATCAAGAAAAATATATCACAAAAGATTGCATAGGGCAAATTAAAAATGATTTTGAAGATGGACATTATAAATTTTGTTATACTAGTGAAATAAAAACACACAATAAAGTAATTGGATACATGAAACTAGATTATTGGTTTGGATTAAATGATCTAAAGTATCTCAATGAAAACTTAATATATAAAGTTTATTTTCAAACAGCAACTAACCAAGTGATTTTGCCAAAAGAGTTAAATTTAGAAACAATAAATTCAAATGTATTAACCAATAAAGATGAAATTATCAAAACACTAGTATATGAAGGAACCCAAGAACTTTTTGTAAATCATATTATTGATAAAAGCTTTATTGAAAAAGAAAAAAAGTCAATTCTTACACAGTTAGCTTTATTAGGAATAATTCTTATAATATTATCATATACAATTTCTTGGTATTTTAGTAAATATCTTATTATAAATCCACTAAATGCACTAAAAGATGCTATTGAATCAATTAAAATAAATAAATACAAAAAAATTAAGTATCAAAAAAATGATGAACTAGGAAAAATTCTTAAAGAATTTAATGAGCTTTTTGAAAAATTTTCTAATAACTATGCATCCTTAGATAGCTATAAAAAAGCAATAGACACTGCTAATATTGTAAGCACTACAGATTTAAGTGGTAGGATAACCTTTGTAAATGAACAATTTTTACAAATAAGTGGTTATACATATGATGAAGTTATAAATAAACCACATCATATAGTAAGGCATCCAGATACTCCACAAAATACATTTAAACAACTTTGGACAACTATCAAAAGTGGCAAAGTTTGGCGTGGTATTATCAAAAATAAAACAAAAGATGGTGGCTATTATTGGACAGATGCAGTCATTAGTCCTATTGTTGATAGCGATGGTAATACAAAAGAATATATTTCCATAAGAAGAGATATTACAGAGCTGATGGAGCAAAAAGAGAAGATTCAATATATTGCAGATTTTGATACATTAACAAATCTTGGAACTAGAAATAAGTTACAAAGAGATCTAAATAATATGGATAACACTGCACTTGCTGTTATAAATATTGACCGTTTTTCACAGATCAATGACTTTTATGGACATAATTTTGGAGATATTGTCTTACAAGAATTCTCAAAAAAACTCCAAACTATTAGCACTAAAGTATTTATAAATGATATCTTACTATATAGGCTAAGTGCAGATGAGTTTGTTTTGCTAGACTCACAACAAAAAAAGAATGAATTTCTTACCAATTTACAAATTGTATTAGAAAATTTGGAGAAGGAGAATTTACTAATAGGTGATGAAGAAGTTGATATAAATGTAAGTTGTGGTGTCTCTTTTGAAAGTAGCACTTCTGCTTTACTAACAGCAGATATGGCACTTAAAGTATCTAAAAAAGAGCAAAAAACATTTATAGTTTATAATAGTGAAAATAGCCTTAATCAAATATATCAAAATAATTTAAAATGGACAAAGAAATTAAAAGAAGCTATAAATGATGATAAAATTGTCCCATTTTTTCAACCTATTATAAACAATAAAACACTAAAACTAGAAAAATATGAATCCTTAATAAGGATGATTGATGTTGATGGTAAAGTAGTAACACCATTTTTCTTTTTGGATATTGCTAAACAAACAAAACAATACGCAAAACTTACAAAAATTATGCTTAGTAAAAGTTTTCAAACATTTGCTTCAAAAGAAGAAGAATTTTCAATCAATTTATCTGTTCAGGATATATTAAATAAAGAATTACAACAATATATTATGGAACTTCTTGAAAAATATGATGGTATTGGTTCACGAGTTGTATTTGAGATTGTAGAATCTGAGTCAATTGCAAGCTATGATGATGTTATTAGCTTTATTGATATGGTTAAACAAAAAGGGTGCAAGATTGCTATAGATGACTTTGGAACAGGTTATTCAAACTTTGAATACCTTATTAAACTAAAAGCTGACTTTATAAAAATAGATGGTTCTTTAATAAAAGATATTGCTACAAATCACAGCTCATATGTAGTTGTATCAGTAATTGTAAAATTTGCGAAAGAAATGGGAATAAAAACCGTTGCTGAGTTTGTTGAAAATAAAGAAATATTAGAGATTTTACAAAAACTAGAAGTTGATTACTCTCAAGGATATTTTTTCTCACCACCTATACAAAATATTTAA
- a CDS encoding substrate-binding domain-containing protein, protein MKILIILFLTILTLNAKTYKIGFAQDTLENDWRKAQVEEAIKEVSKYPFLQIEIKDAKTKVANQILHIEQFIHDGVDFIITSPIDPHVTSLALQKAIDKGIKVILIDRGIYGDGYTTFISPDNKKIAKQAAEFIAKEMNYKGVVLMLKGLEKAMPTTQREAGFEEVISQYKDIKIIKKRANYLRTDAIKAMDEIYKDNIKFDAIYSHSDSMLIGAREVMAKNKDFRKIPTVGIDYIKDAKDAIAKGSQSASFTYPTVAKDGIEAIVRIIQGENVEKNVTIDTTIVTKDNVYKIEPIF, encoded by the coding sequence ATGAAAATTTTAATTATCTTATTTTTAACTATTTTGACTTTAAATGCGAAAACTTACAAAATAGGCTTTGCCCAAGACACATTAGAAAATGATTGGAGAAAAGCTCAAGTGGAAGAAGCAATAAAAGAGGTTAGTAAATACCCTTTTTTACAAATAGAAATCAAAGATGCAAAAACAAAAGTTGCAAACCAAATATTACATATTGAACAATTTATACATGATGGTGTTGATTTTATAATTACAAGTCCAATTGACCCACATGTAACATCACTTGCTTTACAAAAAGCTATTGATAAAGGTATTAAAGTCATACTTATAGATAGAGGAATTTACGGTGATGGGTATACAACATTTATATCACCTGATAATAAAAAAATTGCAAAACAAGCTGCGGAGTTTATAGCAAAAGAGATGAACTACAAAGGTGTGGTTTTGATGCTTAAAGGGCTAGAAAAAGCAATGCCCACTACTCAAAGAGAAGCTGGTTTTGAAGAGGTAATATCCCAATATAAAGATATTAAAATTATTAAAAAAAGAGCTAATTACTTAAGAACTGATGCTATAAAAGCAATGGATGAAATATACAAAGATAATATCAAATTTGATGCAATATATTCCCATAGTGATAGTATGTTAATAGGTGCTAGAGAAGTTATGGCTAAAAATAAAGATTTTAGAAAAATACCAACTGTTGGGATTGATTATATAAAAGATGCAAAAGATGCTATCGCAAAAGGCTCACAAAGTGCAAGCTTTACTTATCCAACAGTTGCAAAAGATGGTATAGAAGCAATAGTAAGAATAATTCAAGGTGAAAATGTAGAAAAAAATGTTACCATAGATACAACTATAGTAACAAAAGATAATGTTTATAAAATAGAACCAATTTTTTAA
- a CDS encoding ankyrin repeat domain-containing protein, whose amino-acid sequence MKKIIILITLVISFAFSNNENGWNSLHNAVYNGNIQDIEIALKNNSIQSVTTAGLSPLHIAIKKRDLNIITYLLEIGADINAKDAKGFTPIYYAVVMNHLPIAKLLLERNADTSIPNNIGNTPMHQIAFKNRVEMFELFVQYGAKTDIQNPNGLKPIDFAIEGESKDLILLLLNSRTTN is encoded by the coding sequence ATGAAAAAAATAATAATTTTAATAACTCTTGTTATTTCATTTGCTTTTTCAAATAATGAAAATGGATGGAATAGTCTTCATAATGCTGTATACAATGGTAATATACAAGATATAGAGATTGCTTTAAAAAACAACTCTATTCAATCAGTAACAACTGCTGGGTTATCACCTTTACATATAGCTATAAAAAAAAGAGATCTTAATATAATTACTTATTTACTTGAAATTGGTGCTGATATAAATGCAAAAGATGCCAAAGGATTTACCCCAATTTATTATGCAGTTGTTATGAATCATTTACCAATTGCAAAACTTCTCTTGGAACGCAATGCTGATACTTCTATACCAAATAACATTGGAAATACTCCTATGCATCAAATTGCATTTAAAAATAGAGTTGAAATGTTTGAACTATTTGTACAATATGGTGCAAAAACTGATATCCAAAATCCAAATGGGTTAAAACCAATAGATTTTGCAATAGAAGGTGAAAGTAAAGATTTAATATTATTACTATTAAATTCAAGAACTACAAATTAA